From one Paenibacillus sp. FSL K6-1330 genomic stretch:
- a CDS encoding DUF294 nucleotidyltransferase-like domain-containing protein — protein MKPLKSVNLFPVFSEIQTAATAQQLRDERIACQNHLIEMRHDMEMREWIASVNTMHDLIGQRAAAICEQDMWEAGLGRPPARYAFVAFGSSGRQEATLWSDQDNGLIIGDELEEDQLPFFREFGLRLANLLEDAGYPKCSGKVMCSEPLWSKKLGDWKNQISEWCEDQQWEPIRNFIIASDLRHVAGDGKLSEEWVDHFRSAVELHPSIGNAVLRNTVKHKATLNVMGRIVTERFGEHAGEFDVKYGVYIPLVNSIRTMALQRGIIETSTQKRMEKVMLLEGGNLLLESVQRAFLTALRLRNNTPHRLENGLIISSGYIPQEQLKNKTMQYELRDTLGVVRRIHRSLQREHRFAERRNP, from the coding sequence ATGAAACCTCTGAAATCCGTCAATCTGTTTCCGGTATTCTCTGAAATCCAGACAGCAGCAACAGCCCAGCAATTACGAGATGAACGGATCGCTTGTCAGAACCATCTGATCGAGATGCGTCATGACATGGAGATGAGAGAGTGGATCGCATCCGTCAATACGATGCACGATCTGATTGGACAGCGTGCCGCGGCAATCTGTGAGCAGGACATGTGGGAGGCTGGCTTGGGCCGGCCTCCTGCGCGTTATGCGTTTGTTGCTTTTGGCAGCAGTGGAAGGCAGGAAGCTACGTTGTGGAGTGATCAGGACAATGGACTGATCATTGGTGATGAGCTGGAGGAGGATCAGCTCCCTTTTTTTCGGGAATTTGGCCTTCGGCTGGCGAATCTGCTGGAGGATGCAGGCTATCCCAAATGTTCGGGAAAGGTAATGTGTTCGGAACCATTATGGAGCAAAAAGCTTGGCGATTGGAAAAATCAGATTAGCGAGTGGTGTGAAGACCAGCAGTGGGAGCCGATTCGCAATTTCATCATCGCCTCGGATCTCCGTCATGTAGCAGGAGATGGCAAACTATCGGAGGAATGGGTTGACCATTTCCGAAGCGCTGTCGAGCTGCATCCGAGCATCGGCAATGCCGTGCTGCGAAACACGGTCAAGCATAAGGCAACGCTAAATGTCATGGGACGAATTGTGACGGAGCGGTTTGGTGAGCATGCCGGTGAATTTGACGTGAAGTATGGCGTCTATATTCCGCTTGTGAACAGCATTCGCACGATGGCGCTGCAAAGAGGCATCATCGAAACCTCAACGCAAAAGCGCATGGAGAAGGTGATGCTGCTTGAGGGAGGCAACCTGCTGCTGGAAAGCGTGCAGCGCGCTTTTTTGACGGCGCTTCGGCTGAGAAATAACACGCCCCATAGGCTGGAGAACGGGCTGATCATCAGCAGCGGGTATATCCCGCAGGAGCAGCTCAAGAACAAAACCATGCAGTACGAGCTTCGCGATACGCTTGGTGTGGTCAGACGGATACACCGGTCATTGCAGCGAGAGCACCGTTTTGCGGAGAGGAGGAACCCATGA
- a CDS encoding ammonium transporter, with protein MNKRWLGLMAGAIALLAFPASAFAADGGATNVELTAGLNSVFVFLAALLVFFMQAGFALLEAGSVRMKNAGHVAGKTFLTFGISIVAFWALGFGLAFGNGNSFFGFEGFFLSGDNASGSFDSLSAYDVPTTIMFLFHLSFAAVSLAIACGGMAERAKLSVYIVFGLLFTIVIYPIVAHWVWGGGWLGALGMQDFAGSTVVHLTGATAALVATVLLKPRLGKYNKDGKPNSIPGHNQVLSVLGVFIIWIGWFGFNPGSTISALTDGFFGFVALNTNIAAAAGALAALLISWAVLGKADIPSMLNGILAAFVAITGACAFVEPWAAVVIGAVAGTITFFTAQWFDRKGIDDPVYAFSVHGIAGMWGAVSTGLFAAPRLVEITGVGKEGLFYGGGFGQLGVQLLGLIGTFAFVLVISFIILYIMKVTMGIRVTEEEELMGLDISEHGTYGYPEQMKLLAESEGNSPEFRSGGKALPGSDTAL; from the coding sequence ATGAACAAAAGATGGCTAGGTTTAATGGCGGGAGCAATCGCATTGCTTGCATTCCCGGCGAGCGCGTTCGCCGCTGATGGAGGAGCTACAAATGTTGAATTAACGGCTGGTTTGAACTCCGTGTTCGTATTCTTGGCAGCATTGCTCGTATTCTTCATGCAAGCAGGGTTCGCACTGCTGGAAGCCGGATCGGTTCGTATGAAGAATGCAGGCCACGTTGCCGGTAAAACATTCCTGACCTTCGGCATTTCGATCGTGGCCTTCTGGGCGCTAGGATTTGGCCTGGCATTTGGTAACGGGAACAGCTTTTTCGGATTTGAAGGTTTTTTCTTAAGCGGTGACAATGCATCAGGCTCGTTTGATTCCTTGTCCGCTTACGATGTGCCAACGACCATTATGTTTCTGTTCCATTTATCCTTTGCAGCCGTCTCCTTAGCTATCGCTTGCGGCGGTATGGCCGAACGTGCGAAGCTTAGCGTTTATATCGTGTTCGGATTGCTGTTCACCATCGTGATTTACCCGATTGTTGCTCACTGGGTGTGGGGCGGCGGCTGGCTTGGGGCTTTGGGTATGCAGGACTTTGCCGGATCGACGGTCGTTCACTTGACAGGTGCTACAGCGGCGCTGGTGGCTACCGTTCTTCTGAAACCCCGACTTGGCAAATATAATAAGGACGGGAAGCCTAACAGCATCCCAGGTCACAACCAGGTATTATCGGTACTCGGCGTGTTCATCATCTGGATTGGTTGGTTCGGATTTAATCCGGGGAGCACCATCTCCGCACTCACGGACGGCTTCTTCGGGTTTGTGGCTTTAAATACGAATATCGCAGCAGCGGCAGGTGCGCTTGCAGCGTTGCTGATCTCTTGGGCGGTTCTGGGCAAAGCGGATATACCCAGCATGCTGAACGGTATCCTCGCTGCATTTGTTGCCATCACAGGGGCTTGCGCATTCGTGGAACCTTGGGCGGCTGTTGTTATCGGTGCAGTAGCCGGTACGATTACCTTCTTTACGGCTCAGTGGTTTGACCGCAAAGGCATTGATGATCCTGTATATGCATTCTCCGTACATGGTATTGCCGGTATGTGGGGTGCCGTATCCACCGGTTTGTTCGCAGCACCGAGACTTGTTGAAATTACAGGCGTAGGCAAAGAAGGTTTGTTCTACGGCGGGGGCTTCGGTCAGCTTGGCGTTCAGCTTCTGGGTCTGATCGGAACGTTTGCATTCGTTCTCGTGATCTCTTTCATCATTCTGTATATCATGAAAGTCACGATGGGTATTCGCGTAACGGAGGAAGAAGAATTGATGGGCCTTGATATCAGTGAACACGGAACTTACGGATATCCGGAGCAAATGAAACTTCTGGCGGAATCGGAAGGGAACTCCCCTGAGTTTCGTTCCGGAGGCAAAGCGTTACCTGGAAGCGACACCGCATTATAA
- a CDS encoding MerR family transcriptional regulator, translating into MMGITRGNLFRIGELAKVAGISERTIDYYTKLGLISPEKRTLKNYRLYSSETLSTLERINQLKQEKYTLDEIKERLDRWKSVPDDSEMTEKLTKLEIQMRQLERDVKELNPLLRELKPSQAREVLANILPKGAACIESIQILLNQFTSM; encoded by the coding sequence ATGATGGGGATCACGAGAGGAAACCTTTTCCGGATCGGTGAGCTGGCCAAGGTTGCCGGAATCAGCGAAAGAACCATTGACTATTATACGAAGCTGGGTTTAATCTCCCCTGAGAAACGGACGTTAAAAAATTACCGGTTGTATAGTTCTGAAACCTTAAGCACTCTCGAACGTATTAATCAGTTAAAGCAAGAGAAATATACTCTCGATGAGATTAAGGAGAGACTGGATCGCTGGAAGTCGGTACCCGATGATTCCGAAATGACGGAGAAGCTAACCAAGCTCGAAATACAGATGAGACAGCTGGAACGGGATGTGAAGGAACTCAACCCGCTTCTGCGTGAATTAAAACCAAGTCAAGCCCGGGAAGTACTTGCTAACATCCTTCCTAAAGGAGCTGCCTGTATCGAGTCGATTCAAATTTTGTTGAACCAGTTCACTTCGATGTAA
- a CDS encoding zinc metallopeptidase, protein MYSDWMFILIIIAFIFSLWAQFRVKGTFNKWAKVENSTGMTGYDAARHMLDASGLHDVPIEPVPGTLSDHYDPTKRVVRLSEPVYYERSISAVSVACHEVGHAIQHAEHYPMLVARHKMFPVVNFASGIAPFLLIAGFLFQAMNLVGLGILFFSCAVAFQLVTLPVEFNASNRARQLMVQEGYIANDEERGVAKVLNAAALTYVAAALISLLELIRYIMIFTSNRE, encoded by the coding sequence ATGTATTCTGACTGGATGTTCATTCTCATTATTATCGCTTTTATATTCTCGCTCTGGGCTCAGTTCCGGGTCAAAGGCACATTTAATAAATGGGCCAAGGTTGAGAACAGCACAGGCATGACTGGATACGATGCTGCCCGGCACATGCTGGATGCGAGCGGTCTCCACGATGTTCCGATTGAACCGGTGCCAGGCACACTCTCCGACCACTATGATCCGACTAAGCGCGTTGTGCGTTTGTCCGAGCCCGTTTATTATGAACGTTCCATCTCGGCTGTCTCTGTTGCTTGTCACGAGGTCGGCCATGCGATCCAGCATGCGGAACACTATCCGATGCTTGTCGCCCGGCACAAGATGTTCCCTGTCGTAAATTTCGCATCGGGTATCGCTCCGTTTCTCTTGATTGCGGGATTCCTGTTCCAAGCCATGAATCTGGTCGGTCTCGGCATTCTCTTCTTCTCTTGCGCCGTTGCCTTCCAGCTTGTCACCCTGCCGGTCGAGTTTAACGCAAGTAACCGTGCCCGTCAGCTGATGGTTCAAGAAGGCTATATCGCCAATGACGAAGAGCGCGGAGTGGCTAAAGTATTGAACGCCGCAGCTCTGACCTATGTCGCTGCCGCCTTGATCTCTCTGCTTGAGCTGATCCGTTATATCATGATCTTTACAAGCAACCGGGAATAA
- a CDS encoding LysR family transcriptional regulator, producing MELRQLQYFVKVAQKEHVTQAAEELHVAQSAVSRQIHQLEEELGVNLFMQKGRNLQLTPVGQLFCKRVESIMKDLDRAVVEIHEFLDPEQGEIRIGFPHSLGIHLIPSIVAEFRKKYPNVKFRFKQGMFPTLIRDVVGAEVDLAFVSPFPDRHDQVDGDIVLTEELFAILPPNHPLAGEQSIKLEQLKEERFVLFSKGYSLRPIVWHACLEAGFTPKIAFEGEETDTIRGLVAAGMGVSLLPEMALFQTNPLQPARVRISEPKVTRSIGLIHRADEKLPPVAQAFRAFLLQYFGIDPSPKKEGKADSTTTP from the coding sequence GTGGAATTACGACAGTTGCAATACTTTGTAAAGGTTGCGCAAAAGGAACACGTTACCCAAGCGGCAGAAGAACTTCATGTGGCTCAGTCAGCCGTCAGCCGTCAAATACATCAGTTGGAAGAAGAGCTTGGTGTTAATTTGTTCATGCAAAAAGGCCGGAATCTGCAGTTAACCCCGGTAGGTCAGCTTTTTTGCAAACGGGTGGAGAGCATTATGAAGGACTTGGACCGTGCGGTCGTCGAGATACATGAATTTCTGGACCCGGAGCAGGGGGAGATCCGCATCGGATTCCCGCACAGCCTGGGCATCCATTTGATTCCGTCCATTGTGGCTGAATTCCGGAAGAAATACCCGAACGTGAAGTTCCGGTTCAAGCAGGGGATGTTCCCGACTTTGATCCGGGACGTGGTTGGGGCTGAAGTGGATTTGGCATTTGTGTCGCCGTTTCCGGATCGTCATGATCAAGTGGACGGAGATATCGTCTTGACAGAGGAGTTGTTTGCGATCCTGCCGCCGAATCACCCGCTTGCGGGGGAGCAGTCCATCAAGCTGGAGCAGTTGAAAGAGGAGCGCTTTGTGCTGTTCAGCAAAGGTTACTCCTTGCGTCCGATTGTGTGGCATGCTTGCCTGGAAGCCGGGTTCACGCCGAAAATTGCTTTTGAAGGCGAGGAAACGGATACGATCCGCGGGCTGGTTGCAGCCGGCATGGGGGTCAGCTTGCTTCCTGAAATGGCGCTATTCCAGACGAATCCGCTGCAGCCGGCACGCGTCCGGATCTCGGAGCCGAAGGTAACGCGTTCCATCGGTCTGATTCACCGCGCGGACGAGAAGCTGCCACCGGTTGCGCAAGCCTTCCGTGCGTTTCTGCTTCAATATTTTGGTATTGATCCGTCACCGAAAAAGGAAGGGAAGGCGGATTCCACAACAACTCCCTAA
- a CDS encoding rhomboid family intramembrane serine protease, whose amino-acid sequence MIFVRYENWKSYLRYYPVTSLLLVINLVMFVLTSIDGGSRNPLTLMKYGALSDLPQFVDEAWRYFAAMFLHNGFDHLLFNSFALLVFVPPLERIMGSWKFAILYLLSGLLGNIIGLAYYERIEGYHFLVGASGAIYGAYGAYLYIALFQRHVIDESSRKTLFTLLILGILFSFTPGVSLVAHVGGLVGGFFLYGLMIRLFKRRT is encoded by the coding sequence ATGATATTCGTACGTTATGAAAATTGGAAAAGTTATTTGCGTTATTATCCTGTTACATCGCTGCTGCTCGTGATCAACCTGGTGATGTTCGTCCTGACGTCGATTGACGGCGGATCGAGAAATCCATTGACCCTGATGAAATACGGGGCTTTATCGGATTTGCCGCAGTTTGTTGATGAAGCTTGGCGATATTTTGCCGCGATGTTTCTCCATAATGGATTTGATCATTTGTTGTTTAATAGCTTTGCACTACTGGTGTTTGTTCCCCCGCTGGAGAGAATCATGGGGAGTTGGAAATTTGCGATCCTGTATTTGCTCAGTGGTCTGCTCGGCAATATCATCGGATTGGCATATTATGAGCGCATTGAGGGTTACCACTTTCTTGTCGGCGCTTCTGGAGCCATATACGGTGCATATGGCGCTTATCTGTATATTGCCCTGTTCCAGCGGCATGTCATTGATGAGTCGTCCCGCAAGACGCTGTTCACCCTGCTTATTTTGGGGATTCTGTTCTCGTTTACCCCAGGGGTCAGCCTTGTAGCACATGTCGGCGGATTGGTAGGCGGATTTTTCCTCTACGGTCTCATGATTCGATTATTTAAACGTCGAACATAA
- the tpx gene encoding thiol peroxidase: protein MAQERSGAATFKGNPITLIGPQLKAGDAAPDFTVSKNLLEDASLKDYAGKIKLISVVPSLDTGVCDAQTRRFNEEAAGLGDDVVILTISADLPFAQARWCGAAGVDRVITLSDYKSRSFGEAYGVLIKEFQLDMRSIFVVDTNDTITYVEYLGEMTEHPNYEAAIDAVKSLR from the coding sequence ATGGCTCAAGAACGTTCAGGAGCTGCCACTTTCAAAGGCAATCCTATTACACTCATCGGACCACAGCTCAAGGCTGGTGATGCCGCGCCGGATTTTACAGTGAGCAAAAACCTGCTCGAAGACGCATCTCTTAAGGATTATGCTGGTAAAATCAAGCTAATCAGTGTCGTTCCTTCCCTCGACACCGGGGTATGCGACGCACAGACTCGCCGTTTCAATGAAGAAGCCGCCGGTCTAGGCGATGATGTGGTGATCCTTACAATCAGTGCCGACCTTCCGTTCGCCCAAGCTCGCTGGTGCGGAGCTGCAGGCGTTGACCGGGTCATTACGCTGTCCGACTATAAATCGCGTTCTTTCGGTGAAGCGTATGGCGTGCTCATCAAGGAATTCCAGCTCGACATGCGTTCGATCTTCGTCGTGGATACTAACGATACCATCACCTATGTAGAATACCTTGGTGAGATGACGGAGCACCCGAATTACGAAGCCGCGATCGATGCAGTAAAATCTTTGCGGTAA
- a CDS encoding DUF1499 domain-containing protein yields MSLKRVLIGIVRSYDGTSDRAKDPKLKTRYYNLSKEKCFEEVSSTLKKIPGYKVLHEVKSVGEITLEKRTSFGRTLDITVSVLGISPVRSAVDMYSASRGSLGDLGANYRVILNLYAVLDKKLSKYKVDA; encoded by the coding sequence TTGTCATTAAAACGAGTTCTAATTGGTATCGTGCGCAGCTATGACGGCACAAGCGACCGTGCTAAAGATCCCAAGCTGAAGACGCGTTATTACAATCTTTCAAAAGAAAAGTGTTTTGAAGAGGTTTCCTCGACACTAAAAAAAATTCCGGGTTACAAAGTTCTGCATGAGGTTAAATCCGTGGGAGAAATTACGCTCGAGAAAAGAACCTCGTTTGGACGTACACTGGACATTACCGTATCCGTGCTTGGCATCAGTCCGGTTCGCAGCGCAGTTGATATGTATTCGGCGTCCCGCGGTTCTCTAGGGGATCTGGGAGCGAACTACCGGGTTATCTTGAACCTGTACGCTGTTCTGGATAAGAAACTGAGCAAGTATAAAGTGGATGCTTAG
- a CDS encoding DUF624 domain-containing protein — translation MEMKGAMGGLYKLTEWITRIAFSNILWVICTSPFLFIVLTKFLMAVQTPDAHNEQLLSNWVLGILSPFVLFPATAALFTVVRKWVMGNPDVSVFKTFFKGYKENYKQSMIGGIFYTLLFVIMYVDYTVYMTQLDGFQLVGIVMLVLLIVLFVSLFNFFSMTVHYEMKTIQLLKNAVLLTLIRPFRVFSTLIGSAVLAYIGTQMPVLFVFFLFCLMALFAFFNFYATFTKMQEQQEKMKKAEEEESETEQALLESMDAAQKGDNGSKP, via the coding sequence TTGGAAATGAAAGGAGCCATGGGTGGCTTATACAAGCTCACCGAGTGGATTACCCGTATTGCTTTTTCGAACATCTTGTGGGTTATTTGTACATCGCCTTTCCTGTTTATTGTTCTAACTAAATTCCTGATGGCCGTTCAGACACCGGATGCGCATAATGAGCAGCTGCTGTCCAACTGGGTTCTCGGAATATTATCACCGTTTGTTCTGTTTCCGGCTACGGCGGCTTTATTTACCGTTGTACGTAAGTGGGTCATGGGCAATCCGGATGTGTCCGTATTCAAAACGTTCTTTAAGGGTTATAAGGAAAATTACAAGCAGAGCATGATCGGCGGCATTTTTTATACGCTGCTGTTCGTGATTATGTATGTGGATTACACGGTTTATATGACGCAGCTTGATGGTTTCCAGCTTGTCGGCATTGTGATGCTCGTGCTGCTTATCGTGCTGTTTGTTTCCCTGTTTAATTTCTTCTCCATGACTGTCCATTATGAGATGAAAACGATACAGCTGTTGAAAAATGCCGTACTGCTGACATTGATTCGCCCGTTCCGGGTATTTTCGACGTTGATCGGAAGCGCTGTCTTGGCATATATCGGCACGCAGATGCCGGTGCTGTTCGTGTTCTTCCTGTTCTGCCTGATGGCATTGTTCGCGTTCTTTAACTTCTATGCTACCTTTACCAAAATGCAGGAACAGCAGGAGAAGATGAAGAAAGCCGAGGAAGAGGAGTCTGAAACCGAACAAGCTCTTCTGGAAAGCATGGATGCTGCCCAAAAGGGAGATAATGGATCGAAACCTTAA
- a CDS encoding sporulation protein YjcZ: MSCEGGGYGYGSNVGIVLVLFILLVIILSTFYI, from the coding sequence ATGTCTTGTGAAGGTGGCGGGTACGGCTACGGATCAAATGTCGGTATTGTCTTGGTTCTGTTCATTCTCCTTGTAATTATTCTCAGCACATTCTATATCTAA
- a CDS encoding DEAD/DEAH box helicase, translating to MKNFADFGLEPRVLQAITELGFEEATPIQSQSIPIALTGKDMIGQAQTGTGKTAAFGLPLIHKIAKEEERIVALIMTPTRELAIQVAEEIGKLSRFKGIRSLAIYGGQDIGRQIRALKKKPQIIIGTPGRLLDHINRKTIRLDDVQTVVLDEADEMLDMGFMEDIQSILKLVPEERQTLLFSATMPANIQKLASQFLKDPEHVSVIPKHVSAPLIDQAYIEVPERQKFEALSRLLDMESPELAIVFGRTKRRVDELAEALQKRGYSADGLHGDLSQHQRDTVMRKFRDGSIDVLVATDVAARGLDVSGVTHVVNFDLPQDPESYVHRIGRTGRAGKEGTAWSFVTPREMDHLYFIERVTRHRIPRKPLPTIAEAIEGKQRIIAERVLEIIEQGELTEYKGLAIQLLEQYDSVQLLAAAMKILTGDKKEGSDIHLTPEDPIRAKRRKPDIRNGRKPSGGYGGRSSGGGYRRDGGSGSGSGGNRGGYSKGGYNRDGGGSSYGNRDGGGYNRDRNNSGDRKPRSYSGGERRPNRNGDE from the coding sequence TTGAAAAATTTCGCAGATTTTGGCTTGGAGCCGCGCGTGCTGCAAGCAATTACTGAACTTGGCTTTGAGGAAGCCACACCGATCCAATCCCAATCGATTCCGATTGCTCTTACCGGCAAGGATATGATTGGACAAGCACAGACGGGTACGGGTAAGACAGCGGCATTCGGCCTTCCTCTTATCCACAAGATCGCCAAGGAAGAGGAACGTATCGTCGCTCTCATTATGACACCGACCCGTGAACTTGCCATCCAGGTTGCTGAAGAAATCGGTAAACTGTCCCGCTTTAAAGGAATCCGTTCCTTGGCTATTTATGGTGGACAGGATATCGGTCGTCAGATCCGCGCTTTGAAAAAGAAGCCTCAAATTATTATCGGTACACCAGGTCGATTACTTGACCACATCAACAGAAAAACCATTCGTCTTGATGATGTCCAAACCGTTGTACTCGATGAAGCGGATGAAATGCTGGATATGGGCTTCATGGAAGACATCCAGTCGATCCTTAAGCTTGTTCCTGAAGAACGTCAAACACTGCTGTTCTCCGCAACTATGCCAGCTAACATTCAGAAACTGGCTTCTCAGTTCCTGAAAGACCCTGAGCATGTATCCGTTATTCCTAAGCACGTTAGTGCACCTCTGATTGATCAAGCGTACATTGAAGTTCCTGAGCGTCAAAAGTTTGAAGCGCTGAGCCGCCTTCTGGATATGGAATCGCCTGAGCTTGCGATTGTATTCGGACGCACGAAGCGCCGGGTAGACGAACTGGCAGAAGCCCTGCAAAAACGCGGTTACTCTGCAGACGGTCTCCATGGTGACCTTTCTCAGCATCAACGTGATACCGTTATGCGTAAATTCCGTGACGGCAGCATTGATGTTCTCGTAGCGACAGATGTGGCTGCACGTGGTCTCGACGTATCGGGCGTTACCCATGTTGTGAACTTTGACTTGCCGCAAGATCCGGAAAGTTATGTACACCGTATTGGACGTACAGGCCGTGCTGGTAAAGAAGGTACAGCTTGGTCCTTCGTAACTCCTCGTGAGATGGATCATCTGTACTTCATCGAGCGTGTGACTCGTCACCGTATTCCACGCAAGCCGTTGCCAACGATTGCCGAAGCGATTGAAGGCAAACAACGTATCATCGCTGAACGTGTGCTTGAAATTATTGAGCAAGGTGAATTGACCGAGTATAAAGGTCTTGCCATTCAATTGCTGGAACAATACGATTCCGTACAATTGCTGGCAGCTGCAATGAAAATCCTTACTGGAGACAAGAAGGAAGGATCCGATATTCACTTGACTCCAGAAGATCCAATCCGCGCAAAACGCCGGAAGCCGGACATCCGCAATGGTCGCAAGCCAAGCGGCGGCTATGGTGGCCGCAGCAGCGGCGGCGGATATCGCCGTGATGGTGGAAGCGGAAGTGGCAGCGGTGGTAACCGTGGCGGCTACTCCAAAGGCGGATACAACCGTGATGGCGGCGGCAGCAGTTATGGCAACCGCGATGGCGGTGGCTACAACCGTGACCGCAACAATAGCGGTGACCGTAAACCGCGTTCCTACAGCGGCGGCGAACGTCGTCCTAACCGGAACGGAGACGAATAG
- a CDS encoding YitT family protein — MLKRLWTYFAIVFGGIIIAGGFNLFLIPHHLLSGGVSGVALIIGYFTPLNISIMYFVLNIPILITGWFKLGKRFVGLSVISVIVTTLFLELIPVTPVATDMLLSSVFGGVLVGFGTGLSFRVGGSTGGFDIIGSLVTKYRDFPVGSVLVTLNAIVIMAVAYLEDDWNLALASMASIYVAGKMVDMLHVSHIKVTVFIVTNQTEALLEKLLKRPRGITKIKTEGAFSHKEKDMLMTVTTRYELAELKQIITETDPLAFVNIVETTAVMGQFRKN, encoded by the coding sequence ATGTTGAAGCGTCTATGGACCTATTTCGCGATCGTATTCGGCGGCATCATTATCGCCGGCGGATTTAATTTATTTCTGATTCCCCATCATCTGCTTAGCGGTGGCGTTTCCGGCGTGGCTCTGATTATCGGCTATTTCACGCCGCTAAATATCAGCATCATGTATTTTGTGCTTAATATCCCGATTCTTATAACCGGTTGGTTCAAGCTTGGCAAAAGATTCGTTGGTCTCAGCGTGATCTCGGTTATTGTTACTACCCTGTTCCTTGAGCTCATTCCAGTTACTCCGGTTGCAACCGATATGCTGCTCTCCTCCGTTTTCGGCGGCGTGCTTGTCGGATTCGGCACCGGCCTCTCCTTTCGGGTTGGCGGTTCTACCGGGGGCTTTGATATCATCGGCTCCCTCGTTACGAAATATCGGGACTTCCCCGTTGGAAGTGTACTCGTGACGCTGAACGCCATCGTCATTATGGCGGTTGCTTATTTGGAAGACGACTGGAATCTGGCCCTCGCCTCGATGGCTTCCATCTATGTTGCCGGAAAAATGGTGGATATGCTCCACGTCAGTCATATCAAGGTTACCGTCTTTATTGTCACGAACCAGACGGAAGCCCTGCTGGAGAAACTGCTCAAGCGCCCCCGCGGCATAACCAAGATCAAAACCGAGGGAGCCTTCAGTCATAAAGAAAAGGATATGCTTATGACCGTCACGACGCGATATGAGCTGGCTGAGCTAAAACAAATTATTACAGAAACAGACCCCCTGGCCTTTGTTAATATCGTGGAAACCACGGCTGTCATGGGTCAATTCCGCAAGAACTAA